The following are from one region of the Candidatus Kuenenbacteria bacterium HGW-Kuenenbacteria-1 genome:
- the atpB gene encoding ATP synthase F0 subunit A translates to MNGFIQKFDKICQKDKIKTQNTYFTNYKLISIFMHISLSPETIFFVGKFPVTNTLLTCWIAMIILIIIAFLISKKIQLLPKRFQNVIEILIESLLKLVQDITNNKKQTEKFFPLVATIFIFVLFSNWLGIFPGVGTIGFKENGVFVPFFRSVYSDLNMTIALALISVFACQFFGIIACGFLKYAGKFINFKSPITFFVGILELISEIAKLISFSFRLFGNIFAGEVLLVVIAFLVPFIIPLPFMALELFVGFIQALVFAMLTLVFLKMATIIHDEH, encoded by the coding sequence TTGAATGGCTTTATACAAAAATTTGACAAAATTTGTCAAAAAGATAAAATTAAAACACAAAATACTTATTTTACAAACTACAAACTAATTTCTATTTTTATGCATATTTCCTTATCTCCAGAAACAATTTTTTTTGTTGGAAAATTTCCAGTAACTAATACTCTTCTTACTTGCTGGATTGCGATGATTATTCTAATAATTATTGCTTTTTTAATTTCAAAAAAAATACAACTTTTACCCAAAAGATTTCAAAATGTAATTGAAATACTCATTGAAAGTCTTTTAAAATTAGTTCAGGATATTACAAACAATAAAAAACAAACAGAAAAATTTTTCCCCTTAGTGGCAACAATTTTCATTTTTGTTTTATTTTCAAATTGGCTGGGAATATTCCCAGGAGTCGGCACTATTGGATTTAAAGAAAATGGGGTTTTTGTTCCTTTTTTTCGCTCTGTTTATTCAGACCTTAATATGACCATAGCCTTAGCCTTAATTTCTGTATTCGCTTGTCAATTTTTTGGAATTATTGCTTGTGGCTTTTTAAAATATGCTGGAAAATTTATAAATTTCAAAAGTCCAATAACATTTTTTGTTGGCATTTTAGAATTAATTTCTGAAATAGCAAAATTAATTTCTTTTTCTTTCCGATTATTTGGAAACATTTTTGCCGGAGAGGTTTTACTTGTCGTTATCGCTTTTTTAGTCCCATTTATTATTCCTTTGCCATTTATGGCCTTGGAATTATTTGTTGGCTTTATTCAAGCTTTAGTTTTCGCTATGCTTACTCTTGTGTTTTTAAAAATGGCAACAATTATTCACGATGAACATTAA
- the atpE gene encoding ATP synthase F0 subunit C, which translates to MEPNTGLDLKSLAVAIAIGLGAMGPGIGIGLLASKAMEAIGRNPEASGKIQTAMILAIAFTEAIAIYALVVALIIKFT; encoded by the coding sequence ATGGAACCTAATACTGGATTAGATCTTAAATCATTGGCCGTTGCCATTGCTATTGGTTTGGGAGCAATGGGTCCTGGAATCGGAATTGGACTTTTAGCCTCAAAAGCCATGGAAGCAATTGGAAGAAATCCTGAAGCTTCAGGAAAAATTCAAACAGCCATGATTTTAGCTATTGCTTTTACTGAAGCAATAGCAATTTATGCTTTAGTGGTCGCATTAATTATTAAATTTACATAA
- the atpF gene encoding ATP synthase F0 subunit B: protein MFQLFHNLGIEPLLLLAQIVNFFLLLFILKKFLYHPVIKILDERAKKIEKSLKEAEEIRKKRIEIEEQKIEELLKARIKAEEILKKAKEIGEKIRIEINNETEQKTQEMILKAQQEIKQEKIKVIEDAKKEIGDLVILLAEKMLKEKIDQKKDKELIEKIIKF from the coding sequence ATGTTTCAACTATTTCATAATTTAGGAATTGAACCATTGCTTCTGCTTGCCCAGATAGTAAATTTTTTTTTATTGCTTTTTATATTAAAAAAATTTTTATATCATCCAGTTATTAAAATACTTGATGAACGAGCAAAAAAAATAGAAAAAAGCTTAAAAGAAGCGGAAGAAATTAGAAAAAAAAGAATAGAAATAGAAGAGCAAAAAATAGAAGAACTTTTAAAAGCAAGAATAAAAGCAGAAGAAATTTTAAAAAAAGCAAAAGAAATAGGAGAAAAAATAAGGATAGAAATAAATAATGAAACAGAGCAAAAGACTCAAGAAATGATTTTAAAAGCGCAACAAGAGATAAAACAAGAAAAAATAAAAGTAATAGAAGACGCAAAAAAAGAAATTGGGGATTTAGTAATTTTATTAGCTGAAAAAATGCTTAAAGAAAAAATAGACCAAAAAAAAGATAAAGAATTAATTGAAAAAATAATTAAATTTTAA
- a CDS encoding Fic family protein, which produces MGRTVVISIAKHRNFVNMWRTIFPALDLFFLILYNLTYNIYKIMNNKFNNRIQNLSQDIYKLIDEIDLLKSKWVSGAKLDSQVLGKLKKSVLVTSTGASTRIEGSELSDEDVERVIRGLSIQKFKNRDKQEVRGYFEILTNVFETFKSIPFSESTIKFFHRELLKYTEKDIVHRGNYKSTDNKVAMVNSDGEPTQILFDTTSSFLTPKEMQELVEWTQNAFLEKKFHPLVIIGNFIVEFLLIHPFADGNGRLSRVLSNLLLLQHGYEYMPYISQEKLIEDNKPEYYVALRQSQKTFRTDKENIVPWLSFFFKIILEQSKRAIQLLSKEEVGKLLSPQQQIIWDFVLKSNTEITPLEIFKATNIPRPTINQALVKLLRLKWIEKIGLGRGTRYKRNK; this is translated from the coding sequence GTGGGTCGCACTGTTGTCATAAGTATTGCAAAACATAGGAATTTTGTAAATATGTGGCGTACGATTTTTCCCGCCCTTGATTTATTTTTTTTAATCTTATACAATCTTACATATAATATATATAAGATTATGAACAATAAATTCAACAATAGAATACAGAATCTTTCGCAGGATATTTATAAGCTTATAGACGAAATTGATTTATTAAAAAGCAAATGGGTTTCCGGCGCGAAGCTGGATTCACAGGTGCTTGGCAAACTTAAAAAATCCGTGCTTGTCACTTCAACTGGCGCCTCTACAAGAATTGAGGGATCGGAGCTTTCTGATGAAGACGTCGAGCGAGTGATACGCGGGCTTTCCATCCAAAAATTCAAGAATCGCGACAAGCAAGAAGTCCGTGGCTATTTTGAAATTCTCACTAATGTTTTTGAAACGTTTAAGTCAATCCCTTTTTCCGAAAGCACAATCAAATTTTTCCACAGAGAATTATTGAAATATACCGAGAAAGATATTGTTCATCGTGGAAACTACAAATCAACCGATAATAAAGTGGCAATGGTTAATTCCGATGGTGAACCGACTCAAATCTTGTTTGATACGACTTCGTCATTTTTAACACCAAAAGAAATGCAGGAATTGGTTGAATGGACACAGAATGCTTTTTTGGAAAAGAAATTTCATCCACTCGTAATTATTGGAAATTTTATTGTTGAGTTTTTACTTATTCATCCCTTCGCCGATGGCAACGGGCGACTTTCACGCGTTCTGTCTAATTTACTTCTACTCCAACACGGCTATGAATATATGCCATATATTTCTCAAGAAAAATTAATTGAAGATAATAAGCCGGAATATTATGTCGCCCTACGACAAAGTCAAAAAACTTTTCGTACCGATAAAGAAAATATAGTTCCGTGGCTTTCCTTTTTCTTTAAAATAATTCTTGAACAATCTAAAAGAGCCATTCAACTGCTTTCAAAAGAAGAAGTTGGAAAGCTTTTATCTCCGCAACAACAAATCATCTGGGATTTTGTTTTGAAATCCAATACCGAGATTACACCATTAGAGATATTCAAAGCAACGAACATCCCTCGACCGACAATTAATCAAGCACTCGTTAAACTTTTGCGGTTGAAATGGATCGAAAAAATTGGATTGGGAAGGGGGACGAGGTACAAGAGGAATAAATAA